A genomic segment from Leucoraja erinacea ecotype New England chromosome 39, Leri_hhj_1, whole genome shotgun sequence encodes:
- the LOC129714340 gene encoding LOW QUALITY PROTEIN: uncharacterized protein LOC129714340 (The sequence of the model RefSeq protein was modified relative to this genomic sequence to represent the inferred CDS: deleted 2 bases in 1 codon) encodes MESGYYSEMENVDSATGHVSDSAADPQGQGGLQRSRGGRSRSGGSGGRRKREFISDEKKDASYWEKRRKNNEAAKRSREKRRISDLVLENQVLALNQENVNLKSELLALQLRFGLISTAVYSEKSRQLASEAVSSICTTPYSTGPTLLLQSDSSEAEHSSRSSGFTPISKYSPRGSLSDVSNTSLSAGNSPEPTVLVDTKRDNSMDRDRERDRDRDRDRERDRDRERDRDPFIKEVMNGQVVFDASEPTSFVRGSYDEIGFVSYKEPAKYNHLTRDIIQFGCLEGTGPYPARRGDYRVPSGHGDHGVDLPLRAGRTLPTDPLPAPSQRYYPTEAPVPEKQAAQLGYLHHAQNTAGELVNRFNVQNPDEVPPPHPANFSIGKQEVPCSVIEAPPGSDQGMVPPVNVPACTLSEGSDSDSQERGDRHGRVVGAHSDPSQARKRTALPHKLRLKVRAIQGSGQESRQDHRDHSSAPLQRQFSFHRSGCIVKRCVPACGKGDPWSETGLLAATGRQWQGGLPRQFEEDPSKGSTHLPRSVDSVAGYKALEGNAVESNEECPLHAERNSATSSTEGQLM; translated from the exons ATGGAATCGGGCTACTACTCCGAGATGGAGAACGTGGATTCAGCCACGGGCCACGTGTCGGACTCGGCCGCGGACCCCCAGGGCCAGGGGGGGTTGCAGAGGAGCAGGGGGGGCCGCAGCCGGTCGGGCGGATCCGGGGGCCGCAGGAAGCGCGAGTTCATCTCGGACGAGAAGAAGGACGCCAGCTACTGGGAGAAGAGGCGCAAGAACAACGAGGCGGCCAAGCGGTCGCGGGAGAAGCGGCGCATCAGCGACCTGGTGCTGGAGAACCAGGTGTTGGCGCTGAACCAGGAGAACGTTAACCTCAAGTCCGAGCTGCTGGCCCTCCAGCTGAGGTTCGGCCTCATCAGCACCGCCGTCTACTCCGAGAAGAGCCGGCAACTGGCCAGCGAGGCAGTCAGCTCCATCTGCACCACCCCTTACTCCACCGGTCCCACCCTGCTCCTCCAGTCCGACTCGTCCGAGGCCGAGCACTCCAGCCGAAGCAGCGGCTTCACCCCCATCAGCAAGTACTCGCCCCGAGGCTCCCTCTCGGATGTGTCCAACACCTCGCTCAGCGCCGGCAACAGCCCCGAGCCCACGGTGTTAGTGGACACCAAGCGAGACAACTCCAtggacagggacagagagagggacagggacagagacagagacagagagagggacagagacagagagagggacagagacccCTTCATCAAGGAGGTCATGAATGGTCAGGTGGTCTTTGATGCCTCCGAGCCCACATCGTTCGTGAGGGGCAGCTACGACGAGATCGGGTTCGTCAGTTACAAGGAGCCGGCCAAGTACAACCACTTGACCAGGGACATCATTCAGTTCGGGTGCCTGGAAGGAACGGGCCCTTATCCCGCA CGGCGGGGAGATTACCGGGTCCCCTCTGGCCATGGGGACCACGGGGTGGACTTGCCGCTGAGAGCGGGGCGCACTCTTCCCACTGACCCACTCCCAGCCCCGTCCCAGCGGTACTACCCCACTGAGGCTCCGGTCCCTGAGAAGCAAGCCGCCCAGCTGGGGTACCTCCACCACGCCCAGAACACGGCTGGTGAGCTGGTGAACCGCTTCAACGTCCAGAACCCAGATGAAGTCCCACCTCCTCACCCCGCAAACTTCTCCATTGGGAAGCAGGAGGTTCCCTGCTCTGTTATCGAGGCCCCACCAGGGTCGGACCAGGGCATGGTGCCACCCGTCAACGTACCAGCCTGCACCCTCTCCGAAGGCTCGGACAGCGATAGCCAGGAGAGAGGGGACAGGCACGGCCGTGTGGTTGGGGCCCACTCTGACCCCAGCCAGGCACGCAAGAGGACGGCCCTGCCTCACAAGCTCCGGCTGAAGGTCCGAGCCATCCAGGGCAGCGGGCAAGAGAGCAGGCAGGACCATCGAGATCACAGCAGCGCCCCACTGCAGCGGCAATTCAGCTTCCACCGGAGCGGATGCATCGTGAAGAGGTGCGTTCCCGCATGCGGCAAGGGCGACCCTTGGAGCGAGACGGGACTTCTAGCTGCGACAGGGCGGCAGTGGCAGGGTGGGCTTCCGAGGCAGTTTGAGGAAGACCCTTCCAAAGGCTCCACCCATCTCCCGAGGTCCGTGGACTCTGTAGCTGGCTACAAGGCCCTTGAAGGGAACGCTGTGGAGTCAAATGAGGAATGTCCACTCCATGCTGAGCGGAACAGTGCAACCAGCTCCACCGAAGGTCAGCTCATGTAG